The Shewanella sp. KX20019 genome window below encodes:
- the modB gene encoding molybdate ABC transporter permease subunit translates to MDWQALWLSIKLSTVTVVILVPMAILAGRFLAYRQFRGKSWVEALVMVPLVLPPTVIGYYLLVGLGSESWLGQMLEQLLGHQLVFNFSGLVVASILVNIPFAIQPIQRAFEAVPEDVRDAAACCGMSRTKALFKIELPMVWPGVLTAMVLVFSHVLGEFGVVLMMGGNIAGETKTIAISIYDSVQAFDFASAGNMSLVLLLFAITVLALTTSLSRRVGGQHVSSRR, encoded by the coding sequence ATGGATTGGCAAGCACTTTGGCTATCAATTAAACTGAGCACGGTGACCGTCGTTATTTTGGTGCCAATGGCCATTCTAGCCGGACGTTTCTTGGCTTATCGTCAATTTCGCGGTAAGTCCTGGGTCGAGGCGTTGGTCATGGTGCCTTTAGTGCTGCCACCGACCGTGATTGGTTATTACTTATTAGTGGGGTTGGGCAGTGAGTCTTGGCTAGGGCAGATGCTAGAGCAGTTGCTGGGGCATCAACTAGTGTTTAATTTCTCAGGGCTGGTGGTCGCCTCTATCTTGGTCAATATTCCCTTTGCTATCCAGCCTATTCAGCGTGCTTTTGAAGCTGTACCTGAAGATGTGCGTGACGCAGCAGCTTGTTGTGGCATGAGCCGCACTAAAGCGCTATTTAAAATTGAGTTGCCTATGGTGTGGCCAGGTGTATTAACGGCAATGGTGCTGGTCTTTTCCCATGTATTGGGCGAGTTTGGCGTAGTGTTAATGATGGGCGGCAATATCGCCGGTGAAACAAAAACCATTGCCATCTCTATTTATGACAGCGTGCAGGCATTCGATTTTGCGAGTGCGGGGAATATGTCATTAGTGCTGCTGTTATTTGCGATTACGGTATTGGCGTTGACCACCAGTTTGTCACGACGAGTGGGAGGTCAGCATGTCTCAAGTCGTCGCTGA
- the moaE gene encoding molybdopterin synthase catalytic subunit MoaE — translation MIRVQTADFSVPEEYQLISQDNGDGAVVTFVGKVRDFNDGSAVTDLTLEHYPGMTEAVLNQIEAEARERWPLNQVTIIHRVGRMALGEQIVFIGVTSAHRKAAFAACEFLIDFLKTKAPFWKLEAGEEGASWVEARDSDEQAANVWNKK, via the coding sequence ATGATCCGCGTACAAACTGCAGATTTTAGTGTTCCAGAAGAGTATCAGCTAATTAGCCAAGATAATGGTGATGGCGCTGTGGTCACTTTTGTTGGTAAGGTACGTGACTTCAATGATGGCAGCGCGGTTACCGACCTGACCCTTGAGCATTATCCAGGTATGACCGAAGCGGTTTTGAATCAAATCGAAGCCGAGGCGCGTGAGCGCTGGCCGCTTAACCAGGTAACCATTATTCATCGTGTTGGTCGGATGGCTTTAGGTGAGCAGATTGTATTTATTGGTGTGACTAGCGCGCATCGAAAAGCGGCCTTTGCTGCCTGTGAGTTTTTAATCGACTTTTTAAAGACCAAGGCTCCTTTTTGGAAGCTTGAAGCGGGTGAAGAGGGTGCTAGTTGGGTTGAAGCGCGTGATTCAGATGAACAAGCTGCAAATGTGTGGAATAAAAAGTAG
- a CDS encoding NirD/YgiW/YdeI family stress tolerance protein has product MTKMLTGSIILSAVLTLPAMAAYTGPGVASHVNTAADAMNAKDDTPVELTGYLVQSLGDENYLFRDESGEVKVEIDNKLIRDIEVTSDNKVTLIGQVDDEWKGIEIEIDSIRLVAE; this is encoded by the coding sequence ATGACAAAAATGCTAACCGGTTCAATTATTCTATCTGCGGTACTCACTTTGCCAGCAATGGCGGCTTATACAGGCCCTGGCGTTGCTAGCCATGTCAATACAGCAGCAGACGCGATGAATGCCAAAGATGATACGCCGGTTGAGTTAACGGGTTACCTAGTCCAAAGTTTAGGTGATGAAAATTACCTGTTTCGTGATGAAAGTGGTGAAGTAAAAGTAGAAATCGATAACAAACTCATAAGAGATATTGAAGTAACAAGCGATAATAAAGTTACACTCATTGGGCAAGTCGACGATGAGTGGAAAGGTATTGAGATAGAGATTGATAGTATTCGCTTAGTTGCTGAATAA
- the modA gene encoding molybdate ABC transporter substrate-binding protein, giving the protein MKLSVVLLSALMSLLLLSKAAVATEDVPAIAAASSIKFALDDVAEQFQQDTGRKVRITYGSSGNFVAQIKHGAPFELFLSADERYTNQLTSAGQTQGKGTVYAVGKLALAAPKTSPLALDENLDGLKQLIDAQKLKRFAIANPEHAPYGERAKEVLQHLGLWQTIQPQLIFGENVSQAAQFALSGSTQGGLIALSLASAERFKRRANYVVIPQSLYSPLKQRMVLTLKAKQTANEFYHYIQTDKAQHIFAEYGFGKAVN; this is encoded by the coding sequence ATGAAGCTGAGCGTGGTCTTGCTGTCGGCGTTAATGTCGTTGTTGCTACTAAGCAAAGCGGCTGTAGCGACCGAAGATGTGCCAGCCATAGCGGCGGCATCGAGTATTAAGTTTGCATTAGATGATGTGGCAGAGCAGTTCCAACAAGATACTGGCCGTAAAGTACGGATCACCTATGGGTCGTCAGGCAATTTTGTTGCCCAAATAAAGCATGGTGCACCGTTTGAGCTTTTTCTCTCAGCTGACGAGCGCTACACCAATCAACTGACAAGCGCTGGCCAGACTCAAGGTAAAGGGACTGTTTACGCCGTCGGAAAGCTGGCGCTGGCAGCCCCTAAGACTTCCCCGCTAGCATTAGATGAAAACCTCGACGGACTAAAGCAGCTCATCGATGCCCAAAAACTAAAGCGTTTCGCCATTGCAAATCCAGAGCATGCTCCTTACGGAGAGCGTGCGAAAGAGGTATTGCAGCACCTAGGATTGTGGCAAACGATCCAACCACAGCTTATTTTTGGCGAGAATGTATCGCAAGCGGCACAATTTGCACTGAGCGGCTCAACCCAAGGCGGATTAATTGCATTATCGCTCGCATCGGCAGAGCGTTTTAAGCGCCGTGCAAATTATGTGGTTATCCCACAATCGCTTTATTCCCCATTGAAGCAACGAATGGTATTGACCCTAAAAGCCAAGCAAACTGCTAATGAATTTTATCACTACATTCAAACCGACAAAGCGCAGCATATCTTTGCTGAGTATGGTTTCGGCAAAGCGGTTAACTAA
- a CDS encoding ABC transporter ATP-binding protein: MSQVVADLYCRIRQTEHISIDAEFTCKAGEVLAVVGPSGGGKSTLLRMIAGLNRPQSGEISYGDTRWYCGEKSIQLSPQQRHLGYVPQHFGLFPNLTALENVIAALDHIPKSERAERAKDWLERVNLHGLPDRLPAHLSGGQRQRVALARALAREPSVLLLDEPFSAVDRETRERLYLELARLKEQLAIPVIMVTHDLNEALLLADSMILISQGRMLQQGRPREVLTRPRNEAVAKQMGLRNIFDAEVIAQEDDRQITWLKFGEHLIASTYFDSLEIGTKVRWVIPNQGVRFNSIKKGRLCRSFNKLDITIDSMLVMGETVRVLASVVGVKHKINAEVPLHLAQKLGLVEGGETTVALKSELIHILEEQAEPAAQA; the protein is encoded by the coding sequence ATGTCTCAAGTCGTCGCTGACCTATATTGTCGAATTAGACAAACTGAACATATCAGCATCGATGCGGAATTTACCTGCAAGGCGGGTGAGGTATTGGCGGTCGTCGGGCCGTCTGGTGGTGGTAAATCCACTCTGCTGCGGATGATCGCTGGCCTAAATAGGCCACAATCGGGTGAAATTAGCTATGGCGATACCCGTTGGTATTGCGGTGAAAAATCAATTCAACTGAGCCCGCAGCAACGGCATTTAGGTTATGTGCCACAGCACTTTGGCCTATTCCCCAATCTTACCGCGTTAGAGAATGTGATCGCGGCATTAGACCATATCCCAAAGTCAGAACGTGCAGAGCGAGCTAAAGACTGGCTAGAGCGCGTCAATCTACATGGGTTACCAGACAGATTACCTGCGCACCTATCTGGTGGTCAGCGCCAGAGAGTGGCACTGGCAAGAGCGTTAGCGCGTGAGCCGTCAGTATTGCTGCTTGATGAACCCTTTTCGGCAGTTGACAGAGAGACCCGTGAGCGCTTATATCTAGAGCTAGCGCGATTGAAAGAACAGTTAGCCATTCCGGTGATTATGGTCACTCATGACCTCAATGAAGCATTGCTATTGGCTGATAGCATGATTCTGATCAGCCAAGGAAGAATGTTGCAGCAAGGCCGTCCTCGAGAGGTGTTGACCCGACCGCGCAATGAAGCTGTCGCCAAACAGATGGGGTTGCGAAATATTTTCGATGCCGAAGTGATTGCGCAGGAAGATGATCGACAGATCACTTGGCTTAAGTTTGGTGAGCACCTTATCGCCAGCACTTATTTTGACAGCTTAGAGATAGGCACCAAAGTGCGCTGGGTGATCCCCAATCAAGGTGTTAGGTTTAACTCGATAAAAAAAGGCCGTTTGTGTCGCAGCTTTAATAAGCTCGATATCACTATCGATTCGATGTTAGTGATGGGTGAGACGGTTCGAGTGCTAGCGAGTGTGGTGGGAGTGAAGCATAAAATTAATGCTGAAGTGCCATTACATCTAGCCCAAAAGCTGGGACTGGTTGAGGGGGGGGAAACCACGGTGGCACTTAAATCTGAGTTAATCCATATCTTAGAGGAGCAAGCGGAACCAGCGGCTCAAGCATAA
- a CDS encoding PepSY domain-containing protein, giving the protein MARWLVGLLLVSGSAFASQGLYPLMSTGDYPSPIEMMQKLEQQHPGVISEFEANLDAGELIYEFKMIDPQAKTIIEYEYRAIDGALKQREIERLKNDDRDELAGIMMLQQSGLTFSEMLTIVCKDSAGHLVKAEVDNDLGISYIELELLDVDGKRKLAFDMENKQLLPLLKWD; this is encoded by the coding sequence ATGGCTCGCTGGTTAGTAGGTTTGTTATTAGTATCAGGTAGTGCATTTGCAAGCCAAGGTTTGTATCCGCTGATGTCGACGGGAGATTACCCGTCGCCGATTGAGATGATGCAAAAGCTAGAGCAACAGCACCCAGGCGTGATCTCTGAATTTGAGGCTAATTTAGATGCTGGAGAACTCATTTATGAGTTTAAAATGATCGATCCGCAAGCAAAAACAATCATTGAATATGAATACCGTGCGATTGATGGCGCGCTGAAACAGCGTGAGATCGAGCGCTTGAAAAATGACGACAGAGACGAGCTGGCAGGCATTATGATGCTGCAGCAAAGCGGGTTAACCTTTTCTGAAATGTTAACTATTGTTTGTAAAGACAGCGCGGGACATTTAGTCAAAGCAGAGGTCGATAATGACCTTGGAATAAGCTATATCGAATTAGAACTTTTAGATGTTGATGGTAAGCGAAAGCTAGCCTTCGACATGGAAAATAAGCAATTACTACCACTGCTCAAATGGGATTAA